In Sulfitobacter sp. LCG007, the sequence CGCCGACCCGCACCACACCGCCCTTGGTGAGCTTGCCGAAGAGCAACTCTTCCGCCAGCGGCTTCTTGATGTTCTCCTGGATGACACGCGCCAGCGGACGCGCGCCCATCTTGGAGTCGTAGCCCTTGTCGGCAAGCCATTCGGCAGCCGGTTTCGTGAGCTCGATGGTGACGTTGCGATCCATCAGCTGGGCCTCGAGCTGAAGGACGAACTTCTCGACCACGCGCATGATCACGCCTTTCGGCAGCGGCGCGAAGCTGATCACGGCGTCGAGGCGATTGCGGAACTCGGGCGTGAAGGTACGCTCGATTGCCGCGGTATCCTCGCCCTCGCGGCGCTCGCGCCCGAAGCCGATGGCCTCCTTGGCCTGCTCGGAAGCACCGGCGTTCGACGTCATGATCAGCACGACGTTGCGGAAGTCCACCGTCCGGCCGTTATGGTCGGTCAGCTTGCCGTGGTCCATCACCTGCAGCAGGATGTTGTAGACGTCGGGGTGCGCCTTCTCGATCTCGTCCAGCAGCAGAACGCAATGCGGGTGCTGATCCACGCCGTCGGTCAACATGCCGCCCTGGTCGAACCCGACATAGCCCGGCGGCGCACCGATCAGCCGCGAGACCGCGTGCTTCTCCATGTATTCGGACATGTCGAAGCGCAGCAGCTCAACGCCCAGCGTGTCGGCGAGCTGCTTGGCCACCTCGGTCTTGCCGACACCGGTGGGGCCTGCAAACAGGTAGTTGCCGATCGGCTTTTCCGGTTCGCGCAGGCCTGCGCGGGCGAGCTTGATCGCCGAGGACAGCGCCTCGATCGCCTTGTCCTGACCGAAAACCACGCGCTTGAGCGAGGCTTCGAGATCCTTGAGCACCTCCGCGTCGTCCTTGGAAACGTTCTTGGGCGGAATGCGGGCGATCTTTGCCACGACAGCCTCGATCTCCTTGGTGCCGATGGTCTTGCGCCGCTTGGCGGCAACCACGAGGTGCTGCGCCGCGCCGGCCTCGTCGATGACGTCGATCGCGCTGTCGGGAAGCTTGCGGTCGTTGATGTAGCGATGCGCAAGTTCCACCGAAGCCTTGATCGCGTCCGCGGTGTACTTGACCGAATGGTGATCCTCGAAATACGGCTTCAGCCCACGCAGGATCTTGACCGTATCCTCGACCGACGGCTCGTTCACGTCGATCTTCTGGAACCGGCGGGAAAGCGCGCGGTCCTTCTCGAAATGCTGGCGGAATTCCTTGTAGGTCGTCGACCCCATCGTCCGCAGCTTGCCGCCCGCCAGCGCGGGCTTGAGAAGGTTGGACGCATCCATCGCGCCGCCGGAGGTCGCACCGGCGCCGATCACGGTGTGGATCTCGTCGATGAAGAGCACGGCATCCTTGTGATGCTCGAGTTCGTTCACCACTGCCTTCAGCCGTTCCTCGAAGTCGCCGCGATAGCGGGTCCCGGCCAGCAGCGCGCCCATGTCGAGCGAATAGATCGTGGTGCCGGCAAGCACCTCGGGCGTCTCGCCGGCGACGATCTTGCGCGCCAGGCCTTCGGCGATGGCGGTCTTTCCGACGCCGGGGTCACCGACCAGCAGCGGATTGTTCTTGCGCCGGCGGCAGAGCACCTGAATGCAACGCTCCACCTCCGGTTCGCGCCCGATCAGCGGATCGATACTGCCTTCCCGCGACTTCGCGTTGAGATCGACGCAGTATTTTTCGAGCGCGGTCTCCTTCTTTTCGCCTTCGGTCACGCCTTTTGCCTCTTCCTCGTGCTCCGCTGCTCCGGAGACCGACCTCGGCTCACCATAAGCCGGGTCCTTCGCAACGCCGTGCGCGATGAAGTTGACGGCGTCGTAGCGCGTCATGTCCTGTTCCTGCAGGAAATAGGCCGCGTTGCTTTCGCGCTCGGCAAATATGGCGACGAGCACGTTCGCCCCCGTCACCTCGGTCCGGCCGGACGACTGGACGTGGATGGCGGCGCGCTGGATCACGCGCTGAAAGGCTGCGGTGGGGACCGCCTCGGATCCGTCGATGTCGGTCACGAGGTTGCTGAGATCCTCGTCCACGAATTCGACCAGGGTCGAACGCAGATCGTCAAGATCCACGCTGCAGGCCTTCATGACGCGGGTCGCGTCCGGTTCGTCGATCAGGGCCAGCAGAAGATGCTCGAGCGTCGCGAATTCATGGCGTCGTGCATTGGCCAGCGCCAGAGCGGAGTGAATAGCCTGTTCAAGCGTCGTCGAGAATGAAGGCACGATGGGGTGCTCCTTCTGGTCGGGGGTCGGTGAGAGAGACGATATGTGTCAGACCCGCGTCCAACCATGGCCTCATAGTGTTAGAGTTTGGTTGATCGCAGGCGCGCTTCAAGTTTTTTCTTTGTTCACGGCTTCACAATTTCCCTTGCCGTGTTTTTGGCGTCTGCAAAATGGACTTAGAAGGCGTCCTTGCGGGCGCGGATCGCTCCGAACACCTCGGCGTCGCTGGCGTCCAGCATGCCGAGGCGCTTCCGGATTTCGGGGTTTGAAGGGCGCAGGAACGGGTTGGTCGCGAGTTCCAGCGCAAGTGTGGAAGGAACGGTCGGCACGCCGCGCGAGCGGTCCCTGTCGACCTCGTTGCAGCGTGATATAAGATCGGGATTGTCGGGTTCAATGGTCCTCGCGAAGCGTCCGTTGGACTGGGTATACTCGTGTCCCGAGCAGACCAGCGTTTCCGGCGGCAGGGCGGCGAGCTTCGAAAGCGAGGCCCACATCTGTTCGGGCGTCCCCTCGAAAAGCCTGCCGCAGCCGAAGGCCATCAGGCTGTCCGCGGTGAACACGATCCCGTCGGCGGGCAGGTGGAAGGCGACATGGCCGACCGTATGCCCGGACACATCCATGACATGAACCTTGCTTCCGGCGAAATCGAAGCTGTCGCCATCGGCCACCTCGCGGTCGAGCGCGGGCAGCCGATGGGCATCCGCGGCCGCCCCCGTCACCTTGGCGGGATGATCCGAGAGAAGTTCGGCAAGGCCCTGAACGTGGTCGGGATGGTGGTGCGTGATCCAGACCTCGCTCAGCGTCCAGCCGCGCTCGGCCAGCACGCTGGCGATCGGCGCCGCTTCGGGCACGTCGATCAGCGCCGTCTCACCGCTGCCGGCGTCATGGATCAGGAAGGCGTAGTTGTCCGAGAGGCAGGGCACTGTCACGAGTTCGACGGGCATGGTCATTTTCCCCGGGCTTTGCAAGACTGGCGCCAGAGTGAACCAAGCCCGGGGCGGCTGCAATGCACCTGGACGTACAGGACCTGCGGAATTTCTACTACCGGAGCTCTCTCGGGCGCGCCGCGCAGGCGTCGCTGCGCCGCCGCATGACCGAGATCTGGCCGGAAGCCAAAGGGCAGACGGTGGCCGGTTACGGCTTTGCCGCGCCCTTGCTGCGGCCCTATCTCGAAGAGGCGCGCCGGGTGATCGCGCTGATGCCGGGGCCGCAGGGCGTGATGCCCTGGCCTTCTGGCATGCCCAATGTGTCGGTGCTGACCGAAGAGACGATGTGGCCGCTCGAGACGGGGCGCGTCGACAAGCTGGTGCTGCTGCATGGTCTGGAAACCTCCGAGCGCGCGTCGGATCTGCTGGAAGAGTGCTGGCGGGTGCTGGGGCCGGGGGGCAGGGCGCTTTTCATCGTTCCCAACCGGGGCGGTCTCTGGGCGCGGCGCGACCGTACGCCCTTCGGTTTCGGGCGCCCCTACAGTCCCGGGCAGCTCGACAGCCAGTTGCGCAAGCACCAGTTCCTGCCCGAGCGGCATCTCGGCGCGCTCTACCAGTTCCCCTCGTCCAAGCGCCTCTGGATGAAATCGGCCGCCGCCTGGGAGAACATCGGGCGGCGGATGCCGACGATCATCGCCGGGGGTGCCTTCATGGTGGAAGCGACGAAACTGGTCTATCCGCCCAAGGGGCAGACCATCAGGAGCGTCCGCAAGCGCACGCCCGTCGGCGTCCTGGAGCCGGCCGCCAAGGCGATCTGACACGCCGACGTCCCATCCCTCGACGCAGGGCGCCAACCGATGGCCGCAGCGGCGCTCCGGGCGGATTCGCCAGATGCGCCAGCCTGTTGCCGCCTGTGCCGCAACCGGCCGGGGGCCAAAGAGTCGCAGGCCCGGCGAAGCGCCTGCTTTATTGGCTGTCGGTGAAACCCGGATGGCGCTATACTGTGTTGCGGGGCGGTAATCGGTCTGCTACATCCCCCCTGATTTCGACGTCTTGAGTGAATTCAAGCCGCGCCAACAGATCCGGTGACGCGAAGCCTTCGCATATCCGGACCACATTCGGGGGATGGACGTGTCCGAAACAGCATCGATTTCCGCGAGCATTGCGGAGCGCTATGCAACTGCCGTCTACGATCTCGCCAAGGACGCCGGGGACGTCTCGAAGATCGAGTCCGATCTCGATGCGCTTGGCGCCGCGCTCTCCGAGAGTGCCGATCTGAGGGATCTGATCCATTCGCCGATCTATTCCCGCGAGGAACAGACCGCGACGATCACTGCCATTGCGCAGAAGATGGGGCTGTCGAAGATAATGGCGAACACCCTTTCGCTGATGGCCGCCAAGCGCCGTCTTTTCGTGCTGCCTCAGCTGCTGTCGTCGCTGCGCGCGCTGATCGCTGACGAGAAGGGCGAGCTGACTGCGGAAGTCGTTTCGGCCAAGGCGCTGACAAAGACGCAGGCCGACAAGCTTGCCAAGACGCTCACGGCCAGCACCGGCAAGGCCGTCACACTGAATGCGACCGTCGACGAAGCACTGATCGGCGGTCTTGTCGTCAAAGTGGGTTCGCGCATGATCGACACCTCGATCCGCGCGAAACTGAACTCCCTCCAGAATGCTATGAAAGAGGTCGGATAAATGGGTATCCAAGCTGCAGAGATTTCTGCGATCCTGAAGGACCAGATCAAGAATTTCGGTCAGCAGGCCGAGGTGGCCGAAGTCGGTCGCGTGCTCAGCGTCGGTGACGGGATCGCCCGTGTCTATGGCCTCGATAACGTCCAGGCCGGCGAGATGGTCGAATTCCCCGGCGGTATCCAGGGTATGGCGCTCAACCTCGAAGCCGACAACGTCGGTGTCGTGATCTTCGGCTCCGACCGCGACATCAAGGAAGGCGACACCGTCAAGCGCACGAACTCGATCGTGTCGGTGCCGGTCGGCAACGGGCTTCTCGGCCGCGTTGTGGACGGCCTCGGCAACCCGATCGACGGCAAGGGGCCGATCGCCAGCGACGAGACCGGTGTGGCCGACGTCAAGGCGCCCGGCATCATCCCGCGCAAGTCCGTGCACGAACCGATGATGACCGGCCTCAAGGCCATCGATTCGATGATCCCGATCGGTCGCGGCCAGCGCGAGCTGATCATCGGCGACCGCCAGACCGGCAAGACAGCCGTGGCGCTCGACGCGATGCTGAACCAGCAGTCGGTCAACGCCAGCGCCGGCGGCGACGAGAGCAAGAAGATGTACTGCGTCTATGTCGCCATCGGGCAGAAGCGCTCGACCGTGGCCCAGTTGGTCAAGAAGCTAGAAGAGACCGGCGCGATGGAATATTGCATCGTGGTTGCCGCAACGGCCTCCGAACCCGCGCCGATGCAGTTCCTTGCGCCCTACGCTGCCACGGCGATGGCCGAGTTCTTCCGCGACAATGGCCGCCATGCGCTGATCGTTTACGATGACCTCTCCAAACAGGCCGTCGCCTATCGCCAGATGTCGCTTCTGCTGCGCCGTCCGCCGGGACGCGAAGCCTACCCGGGCGACGTCTTCTACCTCCACTCCCGCCTTCTCGAGCGTTCGGCCAAGCTGAACGAGGATCACGGTGCCGGTTCCCTCACCGCCCTGCCGATCATCGAAACGCAAGGCGGCGACGTGTCTGCCTTCATTCCGACCAACGTGATCTCGATCACCGACGGCCAGATCTTCCTCGAGACGGAGCTTTTCTATCAAGGCGTCCGTCCCGCCGTGAACACCGGCCTGTCGGTTTCGCGCGTGGGCTCCTCGGCTCAGACCAACGCGATGAAGTCGGTCGCGGGTCCGGTGAAGCTCGAGCTGGCCCAGTACCGCGAGATGGCGGCCTTCGCCCAGTTCGGCTCGGACCTCGATGCCTCGACCCAGCGCCTTCTGAACCGCGGTGCGCGTCTCACGGAGCTGATGAAGCAGCCGCAGTATTCGCCGCTGACCAATGCCGAGATCGTCGCGGTCATCTTCGCCGGCACCAACGGCTATCTCGACAAGATCGAGGTCGGTCAGGTCGGCCGCTTCGAAGCCGGTCTGCTGTCTCATCTGCGCGGCAAGCACCAGGACCTGATGGACTGGCTGACCCGTGAAGATCCGAAGATCAAGGATGAGGCCGCGGACAAGCTCAAGGCCGCCATCGACGAATTCGCCGCCGACTTCGCGTAAGGGAGAGACGAGGCAATGCCAAGTCTTAAGGACCTCAGGAACCGGATCAACTCCGTCAAGTCGACGCGGAAGATCACCAAGGCGATGCAGATGGTCGCCGCGGCCAAGCTGCGCCGTGCGCAGGAGGCTGCCGAGCAGGCGCGCCCCTATACCGAGCGCTTCAATGCCGTGATGGCGAGCCTCGCCGCTTCGGCGGGCGGCTCGGACACGGCGCCGCGGCTTCTCAGCGGGACGGGCAGCGACAAGGTGCATCTTCTCGTCGTCCTGACGGCGGAACGGGGCCTCTGCGGGGGCTTCAACTCCAACATCGCCCGGCTCGCGCGGCAGAAGACACGCTCGCTGCTGGCCGAGGGCAAGGAAGTGAAGATCCTCACCGTCGGCAAGAAGGGCCGCGACCAGCTGCGCCGCGACTTCGGCAAGCATCTGATCGGGCATGTGGATCTGACGGCGGTCAAGCGGATCGGCTATGCGGATGCGCAGGGCATTGCCCAGGATATCCTCAACCGCTTCGACGCGGGTGAATTCGACGTTGCGACGATCTTCTTTTCCGAGTTCGTCAACGTCGTGACGCAGATCCCGACCGCCCAGCAGATCATCCCCGCGAAGTTCGAGGTGGACGAGGACAGCGCGGAAGCGAGTACGCTCTTCGACTACGAACCTTCCGAAGAGGCGATCCTCGCCGATCTGCTGCCGCGGTCGATCGCGACACAGATCTTCTCGGCCCTGCTCGAGAACGGTGCTTCGGAACAGGGCGCGCGCATGTCCGCGATGGACAACGCGACCCGTAATGCCGGCGACATGATCGACAGGCTGACGATCCAGTACAACCGTTCGCGCCAGGCCGTCATCACCAACGAGCTGATCGAAATCATTTCCGGCGCGGAAGCGCTGTAAGACAAATCGGAGACACGACATGGCACAAGCAGTCGGCAAAATCACCCAGGTCATCGGCGCCGTCGTCGATGTCCAGTTCGAGGACAGCCTGCCTGAAATCCTCAACGCCCTGAACACCCATAACAACGGCAAGCCGCTGGTTCTCGAGGTTGCCCAGCACCTCGGCGAGAACACCGTGCGCACGATCGCCATGGACTCGACCGAAGGCCTGGTGCGCGGCGAGAAGGTCGAAGACACGGGCGCACCGATCTCGGTGCCGGTCGGCAACGCGACCCTCGGCCGCATCCTGAACGTCGTCGGCGCGCCCGTGGACGAAAAGGGTGAAGTGAACGCGGACGAACACCGCCCGATCCACCAGACGGCACCGGATTTCGCGGCCCAGTCGACCGCGTCCGAAGTGCTCGAAACCGGCATCAAGG encodes:
- a CDS encoding methyltransferase domain-containing protein; translation: MHLDVQDLRNFYYRSSLGRAAQASLRRRMTEIWPEAKGQTVAGYGFAAPLLRPYLEEARRVIALMPGPQGVMPWPSGMPNVSVLTEETMWPLETGRVDKLVLLHGLETSERASDLLEECWRVLGPGGRALFIVPNRGGLWARRDRTPFGFGRPYSPGQLDSQLRKHQFLPERHLGALYQFPSSKRLWMKSAAAWENIGRRMPTIIAGGAFMVEATKLVYPPKGQTIRSVRKRTPVGVLEPAAKAI
- the atpA gene encoding F0F1 ATP synthase subunit alpha; translation: MGIQAAEISAILKDQIKNFGQQAEVAEVGRVLSVGDGIARVYGLDNVQAGEMVEFPGGIQGMALNLEADNVGVVIFGSDRDIKEGDTVKRTNSIVSVPVGNGLLGRVVDGLGNPIDGKGPIASDETGVADVKAPGIIPRKSVHEPMMTGLKAIDSMIPIGRGQRELIIGDRQTGKTAVALDAMLNQQSVNASAGGDESKKMYCVYVAIGQKRSTVAQLVKKLEETGAMEYCIVVAATASEPAPMQFLAPYAATAMAEFFRDNGRHALIVYDDLSKQAVAYRQMSLLLRRPPGREAYPGDVFYLHSRLLERSAKLNEDHGAGSLTALPIIETQGGDVSAFIPTNVISITDGQIFLETELFYQGVRPAVNTGLSVSRVGSSAQTNAMKSVAGPVKLELAQYREMAAFAQFGSDLDASTQRLLNRGARLTELMKQPQYSPLTNAEIVAVIFAGTNGYLDKIEVGQVGRFEAGLLSHLRGKHQDLMDWLTREDPKIKDEAADKLKAAIDEFAADFA
- the gloB gene encoding hydroxyacylglutathione hydrolase, translating into MPVELVTVPCLSDNYAFLIHDAGSGETALIDVPEAAPIASVLAERGWTLSEVWITHHHPDHVQGLAELLSDHPAKVTGAAADAHRLPALDREVADGDSFDFAGSKVHVMDVSGHTVGHVAFHLPADGIVFTADSLMAFGCGRLFEGTPEQMWASLSKLAALPPETLVCSGHEYTQSNGRFARTIEPDNPDLISRCNEVDRDRSRGVPTVPSTLALELATNPFLRPSNPEIRKRLGMLDASDAEVFGAIRARKDAF
- a CDS encoding F0F1 ATP synthase subunit gamma — translated: MPSLKDLRNRINSVKSTRKITKAMQMVAAAKLRRAQEAAEQARPYTERFNAVMASLAASAGGSDTAPRLLSGTGSDKVHLLVVLTAERGLCGGFNSNIARLARQKTRSLLAEGKEVKILTVGKKGRDQLRRDFGKHLIGHVDLTAVKRIGYADAQGIAQDILNRFDAGEFDVATIFFSEFVNVVTQIPTAQQIIPAKFEVDEDSAEASTLFDYEPSEEAILADLLPRSIATQIFSALLENGASEQGARMSAMDNATRNAGDMIDRLTIQYNRSRQAVITNELIEIISGAEAL
- a CDS encoding F0F1 ATP synthase subunit delta: MSETASISASIAERYATAVYDLAKDAGDVSKIESDLDALGAALSESADLRDLIHSPIYSREEQTATITAIAQKMGLSKIMANTLSLMAAKRRLFVLPQLLSSLRALIADEKGELTAEVVSAKALTKTQADKLAKTLTASTGKAVTLNATVDEALIGGLVVKVGSRMIDTSIRAKLNSLQNAMKEVG
- the clpA gene encoding ATP-dependent Clp protease ATP-binding subunit ClpA; the encoded protein is MPSFSTTLEQAIHSALALANARRHEFATLEHLLLALIDEPDATRVMKACSVDLDDLRSTLVEFVDEDLSNLVTDIDGSEAVPTAAFQRVIQRAAIHVQSSGRTEVTGANVLVAIFAERESNAAYFLQEQDMTRYDAVNFIAHGVAKDPAYGEPRSVSGAAEHEEEAKGVTEGEKKETALEKYCVDLNAKSREGSIDPLIGREPEVERCIQVLCRRRKNNPLLVGDPGVGKTAIAEGLARKIVAGETPEVLAGTTIYSLDMGALLAGTRYRGDFEERLKAVVNELEHHKDAVLFIDEIHTVIGAGATSGGAMDASNLLKPALAGGKLRTMGSTTYKEFRQHFEKDRALSRRFQKIDVNEPSVEDTVKILRGLKPYFEDHHSVKYTADAIKASVELAHRYINDRKLPDSAIDVIDEAGAAQHLVVAAKRRKTIGTKEIEAVVAKIARIPPKNVSKDDAEVLKDLEASLKRVVFGQDKAIEALSSAIKLARAGLREPEKPIGNYLFAGPTGVGKTEVAKQLADTLGVELLRFDMSEYMEKHAVSRLIGAPPGYVGFDQGGMLTDGVDQHPHCVLLLDEIEKAHPDVYNILLQVMDHGKLTDHNGRTVDFRNVVLIMTSNAGASEQAKEAIGFGRERREGEDTAAIERTFTPEFRNRLDAVISFAPLPKGVIMRVVEKFVLQLEAQLMDRNVTIELTKPAAEWLADKGYDSKMGARPLARVIQENIKKPLAEELLFGKLTKGGVVRVGVKDGQIDLRIDGPDQRRISGNKPPLLTAE